Within Aspergillus oryzae RIB40 DNA, chromosome 2, the genomic segment CCTCAAAATCCTCATATCGCATCAAAAGGCAAAACATTTCAAATGTGAGAGGtgtgggagaaggctgaACACTGCTGGAGGTGGGTCGCGATGTCTTTGTTCTACTTTGATGGACCGATTCTAACACCGTGCGAACAGGATTGTCGGTACATATGAGTCAAGTACATAAGGAACAGTTGTCGGCTGTTGATAATGCGCTTCCCAATCGGCAAAGTCTGGATGTTGAGATCTTCGGCATGGAAGGTGTCCCCGAAGATATCATCCAGTCTCACAACCAGCGGGTCGTAACACAGTTCCACCAAGCCGAGGCGGAGCGACAAGCCCAGACTGGTAACCCTCCTCCTGGCGCAGGTGCTGGCGGACAGCCAGCGAAGAGACCGAAGCTCGAAAACGTATCGGATCTGAAAAAGCGACTGGCAGAACATAAAGCCAAAAAGGCCGAGGCTATGACTGGTGGAAGCAGCGGTGACGTGACGCCTGTTGGTGCAGGACAAACACAGAATGCAGGTGCCTTTGTAAGTTTGATGTAGTAAATTCGTCAGTTCAAAGTTCTTTGACGCTAACGTTGGCGATGCAGAGCCAATCACCGTCGACAGCCGCTCCAAACTCACAGTACACATATCCTCAACCGTATGGTGGTGCGGGCTCTCCCTATCAACAAACGGCAAGTCCGGTCTACCAGAATTTCTCACCTGGCGGACAATCGCAATTCCCTCCTAGTGCGCAGTATACTCCAGCGGGATATTCCCCGCAATCATTCCAGGGCACGCCCGGTCAGACCGGCGCAGCTTACGGAACACCACCGCCTTTCCCTCCACAACAGCCACAGCAaccaaccccccaaaccaacacACCTCCACATGCTACCGCATTCGCGCCACGATCTGGGAGCTTGCCAGCCGCTCCCGGTCTCCCTCAAAGGCCTGCCGTGGGTGCTCCACAGGTCAATGCCTATCAGCTACAGCAAATGCACATGGGCCATCCGGTTCCGGCCACCGGTGCACCTGTTACAGCTACCAACGGCGAGAAGCCCCCAGGAGCCGAAGCCACACCGATCTCATCGTCTATTGACGACCTCATCTCCGGTGCTGCCAAAGAAGCAGACCAAGCAGCCGCAAGCGCTGCCCCTCCCACAGAAGAGAAGCCCACCAAGAAGGACAAATCGAAGCAGTCAAGATTGGTGTATTCTGACAATGAGACCAGTCCGGAGGAAAAGATGGCGAAGTTGCCCAGGTACGCAATCGTTCCCGATCGTTTAGGGGAAACGGCGCTCCAAGAACAAGTTCCTGCGGCCGTAACGGGGGCCGAACGGGGCCCGGATACCGTATTCGACGCGACGGATTAGTTTCCCTACCGAAGAACTAGAATGGTTGGCGACAGGAGATAACCGACTGTCTCGATGTTCGGCACGATTGAGCGCAAAAGACTCGCGAGGTCAACGGACAGGGATGGACCACAAAAAATCCAGCTAAGTTCGATTGCATGTCAAAATTCTAGATACACGTTTTGATGATATGTCTTCTGGTCATGCTTTACTGCGTCCTACCCTGATCTTCTATCAGTAGTTGGCGGCCTTTGCATACACGGGCCTTGCAGCAGGCATCGCATGCATGTCCACCgtggcttttgtttctgaCCGTGCGCCCCACGCTATGGTGACACGAAATGAGCGACGATAAGAGTTGGTGAGTTGGTCGTCGATCTTTACTGAAGGAGCTGATCTTCGCGAAATGCGTTTCTTTTACTGTCGTCGGTCCGAACCGGTCTACTTAACTGTAAGTTCTGGTGAAGGTAGGCAATCATCCATTTGCAAATAAATCTCGGATAGTTCAGTGTATCATCTTTAAGACCAAGGGAAACCCATGTAATGACACACACAAATATCAGTCAAATGACATttagagaaaaaaggacacAAATGGTATAATCATACACAGCCCACTATCCGACCACCCTACAACCACTCAACTACTtcaaagggagagagagagaatcagTTCTTCCCCAAAACAGCCTTCCCAAAAACCAAAAGCCCATAAATAGCCACCAAGCTCAACCCAATAGGCACCGGCTTCCGGGTCTTAATAGCCCTCGGAATCGAGCTCCCGCTCAGAACAATAGAGGCCAAGAGACCCAGCTCGTCACCGTAGGTCTGGCCCGTGCGC encodes:
- a CDS encoding putative C2H2 finger domain protein (predicted protein), which gives rise to MQSQSPSTAAPNSQYTYPQPYGGAGSPYQQTASPVYQNFSPGGQSQFPPSAQYTPAGYSPQSFQGTPGQTGAAYGTPPPFPPQQPQQPTPQTNTPPHATAFAPRSGSLPAAPGLPQRPAVGAPQVNAYQLQQMHMGHPVPATGAPVTATNGEKPPGAEATPISSSIDDLISGAAKEADQAAASAAPPTEEKPTKKDKSKQSRLVYSDNETSPEEKMAKLPRYAIVPDRLGETALQEQVPAAVTGAERGPDTVFDATD